GATATATTTAATCTCATATTTGATTTAAAAATCATCTTTCATGATGAAAGATGATTTTTAAATCTTATTTCTGCTTTTTCCCAGTTTAAAATATTCCAAAAAGCATTAACGTATTCAATACGACGATTTTGATATTTTAAATAATAAGCATGTTCCCAAAGATCTAGTCCAAAAATTGGGTATCCAGAAATTCCAGATATTTTTTTACCCATTAAAGGATTATCTTGATTAGATGTACAAGAAATAATTAATTTTTTATTATCATCTAATATAAGCCATATCCATCCAGAACCAAATAAACTTGTTGCTTTTTTTTCAAAAGTTTGTTTAAAATTATTGATATCTTTAAAAAAATAATGAATTTTTTTAACTAATTTAAAATTAGAATTATAGTTGGTTTTTTTTTTCAAACTTCTCCAAAAAAACGAGTGATTAAAATGTCCTCCAGCATTATTTTTTAATGAAACTTGATATTTTTCCGGAATGTTTTCTAAATTTTTTATTAAATCTTTTATGCTTAAATGAGAGAATTGAGGTATTTTTTTTAAAATTTCATTAGTATTATTAATATACGTTTGATGATGTTTTTGATGATGTATTTTCATTGTATTGGTATCTATGTATGGTTCTAACTCATCATAATCATATGGTAATTCAGGTAATATATATTTCATTTTTAAATCCTTAATTTTAATTTTTTCATTTTTTCAAATTTAGTTAACCTATAAGCCGGGTTCTGTATTAAGTAATCATTTATCTAGATTAATATTCACATATTAATTCAAGCAGTCTACCCAAACCCAATTAATGTGAAGATGCATATTATGAGTTTCTATTTGACCTTGCTCCAAGTGGAGTTTACAATGCCAATACTGTTACCAGTATTGCGGTGAGCTCTTAACAACACCATTTCACCCTTACCTTTTTTATATGTTTTAAAAGGCGGTTTTTTTTCTGTTGCACTATTCGTAGATTTTCATCTCCCAGATGTTATCTGGCACTTTTCTTCATGGAGTCCGGACTTTCCTCTAATTTTAATTGAAAATTAGCGATTACTCAGTTAACTAAATTTTTTATTATAATATGTATTATAAATTTTATCAATAGAAATAATATTTGGAAACGAAAGTATATTTTAAAATATTAATGTAATTGTTTATTTAAAAAATAATATTAATGTTGAAAACAATAAGAAATTTTTATTGGTTTCATATTTTTAAAAAAGTAATAAATAATAGGTTTTGCATTTGGTATATAGAAATGAAAAAAATCTGTTTCATTCATATTATCAATATATTTAATTAAAGTTCTTAAAGAATTCCCATGAGCAACAATAATGATATTTTTTCCTTGTTTTAGTTGAGGTTTTATTGTTTTTTCCCAGTATATAATTACACGTTTCATAGTTTCATATAAACTCTCACCTAGAGGTAAAATGGATTTTTTTAAATGAGCATATTTTTGGTTATTTCCGGGATATTTTGGATCATTCTCATTTATTTTTGGTGGAATTGTATGAAAATCTTTTCTCCATAAATTTACTTGTTTTTTTCCATATTGTTTTATTAATTCTGTTTTTTTTAATCCTTCTAATGCTCCGTAATGTCGTTCATTTAAAAACCAACTTTTTTCAATTGGTATATGATTATGATTTATTTCGTTTAGTATTTTTATTAATGTATCTGATGCTCTATTTAAAGTTGAAGTATATGCTAAATCAAAGTGAAATTTATTTTTTTTAAAAAATTTCCCTACTTTTTTTGCTTCTACATATCCTTTTTCTGATAATCCAATATCAGTCCATCCTGTAAAACGATTTTGTTCATTCCATTGACTTTTACCATGTCTCAAAAGAACTAATTTAGCTATTATCATATAAAAAAATTACCATAAAAAATTATGTATTTAAGTAAAATTTAAAATAAAAAATAAAATATTTTTTTTAAAAAAAAGAGAATTTAATTCTCATACATTTAATTATGTCTTTTAAATATTTATTTTTTTATGTAAATCTAACATTATACAAACTAATTTATCAATATTTAAATATATATCATAGATATTATTAGATAACATATAGGCTGGAGTGGTTATAATGTTATTTTTTAAATCAATTACAATATCGTTGGATTGACATTTTACAACTTTACAACCTAATTTTACCAAATCATTACTTATTTTTTTATCATTACCAATAGTCAATTTAATTTTCTTTTTATAAATCATTGGTAATAAAACTGGAGCTATACAAATATATCCTACAGGTTTCCCTATAAATTTTCGACAAATTTTTAATACATTTTTTTCTATAAAAAAATTAGATTTATCAAAATAATAATTAGATAAATTTTTTACAACACCATAACCACCAGGAACAATTAATCCATCAAATTCATTTGAATTGCATTGATCTAGTGGTAATATTTTACTTCGTACAATTCTAGCAGATTCTATTAGTACATTTCTTATTTCTTCATTTTTTTTTTGATTAATATGATTTATTACATCTTTTTGTTGGATATTTGGTGCAAAACATTGATAATCTATTTTTCTTTTTTCTAAAGATAAAATAGTTAAAACTACTTCGTTAACTTCAGATCCATCTAAAAAACCACATCCTGAAAGGATTATTGCTATTTTCATTTTTTTATTTCCTTTTTTGTTTAATAATATTAATTATTAATTTTTAATTTGAGAAAGATGAATTATTTTTCTATTTTTTTCCCCATTCCGTCAATATATGCCATACCAAATGCTGATAATACAAAAGATAAATGAATAATAACACATAACATAATTTTATTATCTGGTACTATTTCAGCTTCCATAAATATTCTTAATAAATGTACTGAAGAAATCGCAACAATAGATAATGCAACTTTATTTTTAATAGAATTGACATCCATTTTCCCCATCCAGGTTAATTTTTGGTCTTGATCATTAACAGTCATTTTTAAAATGAAATTTTCATAACCAGAAAACATTACCATTACTAACAATCCACCAATTAAAGCAATATCTATTAATGATAAAACTGTTAAAATTAAACCGGATTCAGACATTGCAAACAATTTTGGTATTATATGAATAATTTGTTGAAAAAATTTTAGGGTTAATAAGACAAAACCGAATGATAAACCAATATATACTGGAAATAATAACCATCTTGATGCATAAATCATTTTTTCAATGTATTTTTCCATATTTAAACCTCATTAATTTATATTTAATTTGTAGTATCTATTTAAGATTATTTAAGTAGGATTTTTTTATAAAAATATATTTTTAAATATCATTAAGTGTAATTTTAATATTATTTAAAAATATATTTTTTGATATTGAAATTTGATTTCAATATCAAAAAACTTAATTATATTAATAGTATGAAAATGAAGATAGAATAATGATTAACATTATTAGATGATTTTAAATATATTTAAAATAATTTGATTTTTTTGTTATCAATTAAACGTATTTTTCCAATTCGAACGCTTAGCAATATTATTGCATATTTAGTTTTTTCATTTAATTCATTTAAATTTTGTGCATTTCTTATAAAAATAGTATCTAACTTGATTTTATTTTTTATAAGTTCTTTTTTTGTACTTTCTATAATTTTTTGAATTGTATTTATTTTATTTTCAATTTTTTTTGCACAATTATTTAATATTTTATTAATTTTGTTTGCTATCTTTTTTTCTTTTTCATCTAATAATTTGTTTCTAGAACTTAATGCAAGTCCATTAATATCACG
The window above is part of the Arsenophonus sp. genome. Proteins encoded here:
- a CDS encoding Fe-Mn family superoxide dismutase, which encodes MKYILPELPYDYDELEPYIDTNTMKIHHQKHHQTYINNTNEILKKIPQFSHLSIKDLIKNLENIPEKYQVSLKNNAGGHFNHSFFWRSLKKKTNYNSNFKLVKKIHYFFKDINNFKQTFEKKATSLFGSGWIWLILDDNKKLIISCTSNQDNPLMGKKISGISGYPIFGLDLWEHAYYLKYQNRRIEYVNAFWNILNWEKAEIRFKNHLSS
- the gpmA gene encoding 2,3-diphosphoglycerate-dependent phosphoglycerate mutase, which translates into the protein MIIAKLVLLRHGKSQWNEQNRFTGWTDIGLSEKGYVEAKKVGKFFKKNKFHFDLAYTSTLNRASDTLIKILNEINHNHIPIEKSWFLNERHYGALEGLKKTELIKQYGKKQVNLWRKDFHTIPPKINENDPKYPGNNQKYAHLKKSILPLGESLYETMKRVIIYWEKTIKPQLKQGKNIIIVAHGNSLRTLIKYIDNMNETDFFHFYIPNAKPIIYYFFKNMKPIKISYCFQH
- the elbB gene encoding isoprenoid biosynthesis glyoxalase ElbB → MKIAIILSGCGFLDGSEVNEVVLTILSLEKRKIDYQCFAPNIQQKDVINHINQKKNEEIRNVLIESARIVRSKILPLDQCNSNEFDGLIVPGGYGVVKNLSNYYFDKSNFFIEKNVLKICRKFIGKPVGYICIAPVLLPMIYKKKIKLTIGNDKKISNDLVKLGCKVVKCQSNDIVIDLKNNIITTPAYMLSNNIYDIYLNIDKLVCIMLDLHKKINI
- a CDS encoding TIGR00645 family protein codes for the protein MEKYIEKMIYASRWLLFPVYIGLSFGFVLLTLKFFQQIIHIIPKLFAMSESGLILTVLSLIDIALIGGLLVMVMFSGYENFILKMTVNDQDQKLTWMGKMDVNSIKNKVALSIVAISSVHLLRIFMEAEIVPDNKIMLCVIIHLSFVLSAFGMAYIDGMGKKIEK